The Gemmatimonadota bacterium genomic sequence CTGACCGCCTTCGTGCTCCACCCGGACTGTGCCCTGCACGACACGGGGTGGGGCCACCCGGAGCACCAGGGGCGGCTGCCCGCGATCCTGAGTGCGGTGTACGCCGATCTGCCCGAGCTGCTGGAGGTCATGCTGCAGCGCGAGCCGGAGCCGGCGCAGGTCGAGGAACTGCTGCGGGTACACACGCCCGAGCACGTCGAGCGGGTGCAGCGCGCGGCGG encodes the following:
- a CDS encoding histone deacetylase family protein, whose translation is MSYLTAFVLHPDCALHDTGWGHPEHQGRLPAILSAVYADLPELLEVMLQREPEPAQVEELLRVHTPEHVERVQRAA